The Leptidea sinapis chromosome 6, ilLepSina1.1, whole genome shotgun sequence genome segment CCTTAAGCCACGCCGATACGCTTCAACCTACTTTGAGTGTTTCTCATTAAAAGCTCACCATACGAATAAgatagattttttaaaatttcgttaaaaaaaatttcattaaaattgcgAAAAGATTTGTGATGTCATCGTATCGAAGAATTGATGTAGTGCGACCCTCTACTGATATATATTATGCGTAGATGTTAAATAGCAAGTTTGAGAGAATGCATCCTTGGGGACCTCCTGTTTGAGTTGAAAATGTTCTGAATTTGAGTCGTGGGCATTGAATGTGCTAAATCATTTTcgtacaatatttaaattagttcaCACTAAATGGTGATATGTATTTCTAGAAGTACTATTCAGAGCTTGTTCCATTTTACTGTATTGAAGGCCTTCCGGAAAtcaacaaaacaataatgtatgtACCATCGCAAGCTTTTTCTTTAATATGTCTCAAAACAAGAATTCCCCTCGTAATTTTATACATCCGGATTGATTTGTTGGGCAATTTTTCTatgcaagatttttttttcatttttcgggcTTTTCGATAGTCTAGGCAGTTGGATCACCAGCTTCCTGTACGATATACGAGTGGAATTCTCCCTGGATGAATACTAATAAGACAGGAGCAAAATTCCAAGCTCTTAGATCTACCTGTGCGTAATATTTCCCAATCTTGTAGCCATAGTTGTTAGTGCCCCGTGTTTATTTCCATATTAATAATTCATGACGTACTACGAGTATATGCTACATAAATCTAATTAGTTCTTTGTCATGGACAGTATTTTAAAGTCATATCTATCTTTAacaatccattttttttatggaataggaggacaaacgatcgtacgtgtcacctggtgttaagtgatcaccgccgcccacattctcttgcaacaccagaggtatcacaagagccttaccggcctttaaggaaggtgtacgcgcttttttgaaggtacccatgtcgtatcgtcccggaaacaccgcacaaggaagctcattccacagcttagtagtacgaggaagaaagctccttgaaaaccgcactgtggaggaccgccacacatccagatggtggggatgatatcctaatttgtggcgtgtcgtgcgaaggtggaatgttGTTGTCTGCGTTGCAACTTCGCCTTTGCTTATAATTCTTTCTAAAATTCAGCATTAAGTAATATGATAGTTTATACAATATGTATTGCTGGAATAGGTtagatgagggtagcgcaggacggATCGTTGTAGAGATCTTTTGAGGAAGCCTTTGTCCAAAAGTGGACATCTTTCAGCTTAAATGATGACgaagaaaatgaaatattgcttataaaacaaaatattaaccGGGTCACGGCAAATGGTAACGGAAACTATCATTTCCAAGGATTTGGGCATTTGATATTAGTTTCAACCCTTGCTTAAAGTTTTTTTTGCTTTTAGATGTACGCagctcaaaaatatattatgtattgattTCAGACTGGACGATGTTGAGGATAATTCCACGCTTCGAAGAGGGATACCGGTTGCTCATTTAATATATGGAATAGCCAGTACGATTAACGCAGCGAACTATGTTATCATCATTGCGCTTGAGAAGACATTGCAATTGGGACACCCGCAAGTAGGATTTCTGATTTTTAAATATCCATCCATATAGTTTCTGTCTGAGAGATAGGCATGCAATTGTTTAGTGACTACTTAACGATGGCTATCGTTGGTAAGTAGGTCGAAGATTGTTGGTAGCTTTGGTTCTGTAAATAAACCTAGAGTAGACAGATTAATGAGTATTGcagaagtataatattataatattgaaaccaAAATAACTATAAACATATTATGCTTACTAATCGACTAAGTCAAGTTACTTAGTATTTTATTGAACGAAGTGTATGTTTTTAGCCTGCATTCAGCGCGTACCCGTACGTGCTGACCATGTTGCGTTAagtgctcagctgacagcaaacttgattgcGCGTGTACAATTGCGAAGAAAAATGAATCCATTTTTAAGCTCTTTAATATGTGCGTACTACTTACACAAACGATTGCGGAATAAAAGACGGAGAAGATATCATGTTTACCCCATTATTATAGAGCGTGAAATTGAAGGAGAAATaaagttatacaaataatattcgAAATTGCCAGAACATGAATATTTGATTAGGATTTTACACACGCGCGTACGCTCGGTCAGCGTCAGCTCGGCCGACGATTCTTATCAGCGCGACTTACCTTTACGCGCGTAGCTATTCATCAGCGCTGGACTGAACgcgttcataatattatgttgtcataGTTACTGCCGCTACGACTACGACAGCTACGCCGACGatcagcgctgacgtcggtcgagcactaaaggCAGCTTTACAATaggataatagaaaatatgccgAAAAAATCTGTTTCGAAGTATAATAGACTTTCTGAAATTGTTTGTCTTGTGAAGGTACATAAATATTGTGAGTCTCGTGACCATCGTCAGgcttattacaaattaatattaataggaaACATTAGTGGCCAATTTTCTATACAAACGTTTATGACTCTAATCTCCCGGGTTTTTAAACTCTagattaaaactattttaaataaagatcaATATCTTCATAGTGAATAGTGAATTAATGAgtgaaaataatcaaaatataaacaatgtttgtAGCCAAGCCAGTGATCTTGTGAAATGTGACCTATGCTCTCCTACACGTTATTTTAGAGGTGCAAGAGGCTTAAAAATTCACACCGGTAAAAAGCACAGTTCCGCGTTAGTTTCGGATATACATCATAGCACCTTGCCCTCGACAAATAACGCATATCATGTTACAAcaaatttttcggaattattaggaaaattaaagaattcgGTTCCAGTAGTAAAGCGAATTCCAAAAGGGGCTCGCATTACTGTTGCAACTGCACTCTCCAAAGTCATTCGATCTACAGTaaaccaaaattcaaaagatagttgggagcatttgttcatgttcgcatattcaactttacatgcaaaaaaagatgaccacagttcactcacacagaaaataaaatcaaattgttctgacccaaatatctttggcaatattttaaatagtaaccaaaattcaacatttttcgaaaagtagaacagaaagttaatgacgatgacgtgaaaggtgctgcatctatacttttttcaaatgatatcctggcacccgactcaaatgaaacacttttggctttacaaagtaaacacccatcaccagatgctaattgtgttattccgtaaccatctttttccgataaTCATATACGGGCTAATGATGGTGATGTACTAAAAGCAAATAATGTCCTTTAAGACTGGTTCTGCCGGCGGCCCCGATGGACTGACACCCCAGTATCTTAAAGATCTGGTATGTCCTTCCACAGGGGATGCGGGTAGAGCGTTGCTTGAGGACATTGTTCTCTTAGTAAATCTCATGCTTTCTGCAAAAGTTAATACCGaaattaccgaaattttatatggtgcgaatatatgtgctcttaagaaaaaagatggtggtattcgtcctatagccgtgggctgcacatttcgtcgccttgtttctaaaatttgttgtaaacatatttctcctttcctatcaactaagttcattccaactcagttgggtttcggctgcaaaagtggttgcgaagctgcagtccacgctgcgcgaacttttttggagaggaactctggtgatgtctttttaaaattagatgtgaaaaatgcttttaactctgttgataggggagctctgctgagagaagttaaaaattcaattccttcaatctatcattatatttggcaatgttatagtaaaccatcaaaattattattcaaaaatcataatatttggtcttctgttggctgtcaacaaggcgaccctcttggtccagcaatatttagccttgccattcattccgccataacaaaactaaaatcaaaatttaatgtttggtacttggatgatggtactttgggtggtgaagtggactctgttttagatgatttgaaagttgtaatagaaagaTTTAACTCAATCGGCctttagttaaatttttcgaaatgcgagctttttatcggcgaaaatttccaaatttcagaccgggttgatattaccaataaatttaatgttctggcccccaatattaaagttttggataagaattcacttcacctttttggagctccattatttcctgtttcaattccaacgatcttaaacgatcacattaaaaaatttaataacgtttcggacagattattgaaaattaattctcatatggccttaactattattcggtcttgtttatttgttccaaaatttacgtatctcttaaggtctagcccgttatggaaatttccaaatttgcttgatgtgattgatatttcacttaaaaatattttagaaaccgttttgaattgcgcgtttacagatcgtgcatggtctcaagcctctttaccgatacggtttggtggtttgggtactcgcaaagtttcgggcgttgccttaccagcatttctatcttcagttcatagtgcgcagcctttggttacaagaattgtaaatcatgtaccaggtaactcagagattgtgtatttgaacgaagctaacaatgcttggctaaatattgcaaacattcaaaattttccagacgatttaaagtgtcaaaaagcatgggacgcacttctttgtaagtcagcctttgatgatcttttgatgtcatttactgacataacagagcgtgctcgtcttttggccgtgacacaaaatgagtcgggcttttggttacaagccttgccttctgcgccgattggaacgctacttgacaatatgacattgtcaatatgcgtatcactccggctaggtataaaactgaatgaaccacatcaatgtagatgtggcgttcaggtagatatatagatagctcttggacgccacgggttatcctgcctaaaatcggcaggccgtatcagtcgtcacgccagcattaatgaagtcatccgcagggcatttgccgctcttaatataccagctgttttagagccaaatggaatgacgctggtggcttgggcacggggaagggcgctggtgtgggacgctacttgcgtcgacactctggctccttctcatgtccaagttacgtcagttggtgctggggctgctgcttcgactgccgaagacagcaagcgtcgcaaatatgttggtctcagtgagtcatacatctttgtgccgtttggtgtcgagacacttgggccgtggggcccagaggcgcggagaatgttcaaaatactttcttcgcgcctcaataaggctactggaaacccaagcgctggcagctatttcggtcaacggatcagccttgctattcaacgcggtaatgctgccagtattcttggtacgcttccacgtaatgatagttttaattttatgtagtcgtagtattgtaaatatagttatatctTCATTGTGTGCGTCTTtctgttttgatatttttgttttttaaatgctAGAGTATTTATATGCCGCAAATAGAGTCCTATTATTCAAATCCGACAACAATAagcgaaaaaatttaaaagagtcTGCCACCGATCTACTTTATAGCTTCCGAAATGGATGTTGAACCCTCACAAATGGAAAACGTAAAATTGCTTTTTTTGGTCTTCGTTTATGAATCTGCCCACTGCGCGaaggaaaatttatttaaagtacaCTTCACTTCTtcacttacaaactaatttttgtatttttacatGCCAGGCAGCAACAGTGTACACGGAACAATTGTTGGAGTTGCATCGAGGTCAAGGACTCGAGATATACTGGCGGGACAACTTTATATGTCCCACTGAGGAGGAGTATCGGGACATGACGATAAAAAGTAAGTACTGGATAAACATTTTCGTATGCTCAAAAAATAGTATCTAACTCAAAAATAGTTCACAAGATGAGAGATTGATGGCGCTTCGTATGCCTTGAAACGCGCtaacaataatataagtttAGAGATAAGCCGGGTACTGACTGAGCGAGCAGCTCGCGAGGAAGCGTCGAACGCCGCGTGGTGGATATGGCGTGCAAGTTTTTTAAGCACGCGCCAAATGTTAGGTGATTGATTACATGATACagcctacttcaaaattataattttagtgctAAAATGCATACTCTTAATactaaattattgtgaattataaataatttgataataataaatgtttatcgtctaaattatttattctaaaaattAAGTGGATTTTCAGTGACAGAAAAGCTTATTGTtgtttatgcaaaaaaaaatatattagtatataaCCCGGTTTAATTGTaaatgctctgtttactctcatataatttgcagttagatTCTTAACTTTGCAGGGACTATTCTATTATGCACttgtgtgtaatattattttgcatgTGTGTTCGATTTATGGCCCTAAGAATGATGTAAGGCTCACTTTATGAGCAAGTGTATTGAAAACAATATAATGCCTTTTTTTATGTCAAAACATTCAAGCTtgcatttattaaaacaatacgTGTGTCGCGCTAGCCCTGAGATTGTCAACTGTCTGTGCGATCGTCATCCGTCATATCTGGTTTCGCCGCGTACGCAACAAACGTCCAGTGGACACTCAACATGCCCCGGATCATTGTAGTCGTGCAACCATTTCGTGTGGTTGTATGAAGCTCAGTCTCGTGTTTTAAACTATCATTAATGTGACTATTATATTTTCAGAGACAGGTGGATTGTTTTTATTGACAATACGCTTAATGCAACTGTTTAGTGACAACAATAAAGACTTCACTAAGCTATCACAAATATTTGGGCTCTACTTTCAAATCAGAGATGACTATTGCAATTTGAACACACAAGaggtaaaataaatacttttttgttgtttaaatgttttttttttggaaatatatatttatttttaatgtttttcattaaaatatttgtttttattgacaGGAAActgtaatatttgtatttaaatagcttctcttgaagtttcacttctactatCCGTGTCCCAGCACATTCGTACGACCTTCTCTGTCCATACTCCCTTCTCTGCCAGTATGTTATATGGAAGAATTTTACTTGAATGTGATCTAATTTTAATGTCTGGTTATATTGTTTCAGTACACTGATAGTAAAACTTTCTGCGAGGACTTGACGGATGGCAAGTTTAGTTTCCCGATCATCCACGCCATAAGAAGCAAACGTTACGACAGTGAAGTACTTCGTATCCTTTTACAGCACCACATCGTCTACCGCATATTTCACGAGGAGTGCTCAAAGGATTTTTTCGTATTAGTAGTTACTGAATGCCACCATAGGACATTACTTCAAGATGCAAAATACTACCTGCATCATGTTGAGATCTGGCATTCAACAGCCGCGCATTTTGCGGGAAGTTCTtgtctcgcacagccactttgtagaatcaaaTACCGGCTACAGTTTTCTTGGACCGATACGACTCAGGGACATTCAAGGACATTAGACCATGCATGaatgaagcctttattgcaagcaaACTAAAAAGGTACATTTTTAACTAATACTAACAGCTAACATatattaaatgattataattatatttcacctaATCTCTACTATATCTTATGTTAATCATTGCTCGCTTGTCCGCCGACAGCaatctttttgaaatcataatattctCATCGTATCGTTTGTCTCCCTTTATTTCTTTTCCCACATCTTGGATACCACTCTATAATATCTTTTGTCCATTTATCTTGTTTGCTTCTTATCACATGTCCTGTCCAACGCTATTTTAGCTGCTTAATTGTTTTTTCCACTCTTtccattttgttttctttcttgtGTTTGTTATTCGTACTTTATCTTGCTTTCTTATTCTCAACATGCTGCTCATAAATCAtgcaaaaataatgaaaaacggTCACATATCCCAATCCATTAAGACAAAAGTTTCCAATACCTGTATACATTTATGCATTAGACCATACTTCTACATTAAAGGCCGGTTACATATCTCTTGGTGTTGCCGATGTCCATGGGCGTTTGTCCACCACTACCCATCACGTGTGTCTCTTGCCTGTTTGCTGCTATTATGTtaaaaaacacagttatgtCATACATCTGCTTACTTGTTTGGAACAATATTTGTAGGTACCAAGTATTGTGACAGAATGATATTAATTGATATACCAAGTTCCACTGATTCCTCCCTGGGCTTATATATTTTCTTGATTAGCTCATCATCCgtagttaattatattatagtatagctGAACTGTTTCATATGAAGCATCTTAGGACTGTTCAAGTATTAAGTATTtggctaaaaatattttttcaatcttCAATTTCACCATAGAATTGTACAAGGTTACGTCAGTCTAACAactagcggcactacaataattgcgttcgtcaccttgagacatatgatgttaagtccaGTAATTTCAAAAGATGTAAAAGGTTTTCGTTACGTGGAGCATAAAAACCCCGTAATGGTGTCGAAATAATGACCTACTTAGGTTTACTATCTCGATATAGAATTGCAAAGTATGGGTTactttgttttaaatacataactatttattaaatagaagCACGATATGCAGTGTGAgttaattttaaacataatagtTTTAGCAACATCCATAATACAAAGAAACTACAAATATCCGACACTATCCGCAAATTTTCGATCATAATTATTATCGTTTGCGAAGTATTTTTGGTCCATTCTTtaagatttcgttatttccgtCCTAAAGCAAAAGCGAATTAAAGAAATTGACTCAGAACATTAGAGATACTTAGCCAGCGAACTACTGATGTGGAATTGAAGCGGCACTGCGTCAATCTATTGGAGAAGTCCGGCAGCTTCCAGTACACCAGGGACACGATGCAGGCGCTGGACCGCGAGGCGAGAGAAGAGGTGAGACAAAAAAGTCAAAAGTGTCTTAAATGATACGCGTTATGAGATTAAAGTTAAAGTGACGTCAGCAAGCAGGCATCAATATCCAAACGATATACTTGAttctaagtcaaagtcaaataaataactttattcaattagccttaaactaagcgcttttgaatcgttactacaaatatttctttcttCATGACTGGATTTATCATATGTTCGTAAATAGTTGAGCTCGTAagaagaatataatatagagTATTTGACAATGACATAACAATTCTgaactaatatatataacttcTTCTGAACGAgctgaattaatatttaaaagaaatgtacATGTGTACACAGTTTCGTTCAAATTTAGGCACGTTACCACGGGTGAAATAATCAAAGTACTTAACTCATGACTTATGTCTGTGGCTATTATAGCAAAGataatcaaaaatattgttcaccaattatgtttaaaattcaataattgttttgcCACTGGAATATTTCCAGATTATCTAAAGTACAGTAAAGTTATACAATTATAGACCAGCTTCTGTTCTACCTACAATAAGTGACATTTTTgaggaaataattttaaatcaattactaaGCCATTTATTTGGCAATAACTTCTTAtattctaaacaatttggtgTTACGGGAGGTCGTTTAATATCTGGATGCTGGTATGGCGTTGATTTGACACATATTTTATGCTTGGGAAAAATCAGATAACGACATAGAAATATTCTGTGATCTTTCGAAAGCATTTGATTGCGTAGACAATTCTACCCTTATCCGTAAGTTCAATTATTGTGGAATAAAATCAAACCACTTGATCTTATTACTTCATATTTAGCTAATAAAACCCAGaaagtagtaattaataatgaacattCATCAGGAGCTGTAGTGCGGATGGGCTTCCGTCAGGGTTCAATTCTAGGACCTTTCTTATTCCTAGTCTACATTACTGATCTGCCATTTGTAGCCTCGAAAGAATGTGAGATTGCTTTTTTCGCAGACGACACTTTATtcgtttataatattgatagacATTCAcagaatttatataaaataaacctaTAATAAATCTATTGAATTCTCcctaccaaatgtaaaaaatatcaaGAAGTATAACATTTAATGGGGAACCCTTAAATCTTGTAGtagaattaaaattagaaaGTAGAATTTTTGGACGTTTATTGGAATAGTATTAGATGAAAAACTACAATGGGGCACTCATATTGAGGCCATCTCAAATAACCTCAGTTCTGCCACTTTTTCTATCAGAAGAATTAAGACTTACTGATACTAACACAGCGAGACGAGccaaagtaaaaacaaaattcgTTTATTTTTGTCTCAGT includes the following:
- the LOC126964836 gene encoding terpene synthase isoform X6, with amino-acid sequence MKYYSELVPFYCIEGLPEINKTIILDDVEDNSTLRRGIPVAHLIYGIASTINAANYVIIIALEKTLQLGHPQAATVYTEQLLELHRGQGLEIYWRDNFICPTEEEYRDMTIKKTGGLFLLTIRLMQLFSDNNKDFTKLSQIFGLYFQIRDDYCNLNTQEYTDSKTFCEDLTDGKFSFPIIHAIRSKRYDSEVLQILSQRTTDVELKRHCVNLLEKSGSFQYTRDTMQALDREAREEIAHLGGNKYLEELLDEMLSWQRENKSVA
- the LOC126964836 gene encoding terpene synthase isoform X2 translates to MSQNSNVCAKKEVIEKQNEKLLRPFNYIVQLPGKRVRPKLIAAFNYWLQVCPEKLKAVGEIIQMLHNTSLLLDDVEDNSTLRRGIPVAHLIYGIASTINAANYVIIIALEKTLQLGHPQAATVYTEQLLELHRGQGLEIYWRDNFICPTEEEYRDMTIKKTGGLFLLTIRLMQLFSDNNKDFTKLSQIFGLYFQIRDDYCNLNTQEYTDSKTFCEDLTDGKFSFPIIHAIRSKRYDSEVLQILSQRTTDVELKRHCVNLLEKSGSFQYTRDTMQALDREAREEIAHLGGNKYLEELLDEMLSWQRENKSVA
- the LOC126964836 gene encoding terpene synthase isoform X3, whose product is MSQNNSECVKKEEIEKHNEKLLMPFKYILQVPGKQIRPKLTAAFNYWLQVCPEKLKAIGEIIQMLHNSSLLLDDVEDNSTLRRGIPVAHLIYGIASTINAANYVIIIALEKTLQLGHPQAATVYTEQLLELHRGQGLEIYWRDNFICPTEEEYRDMTIKKTGGLFLLTIRLMQLFSDNNKDFTKLSQIFGLYFQIRDDYCNLNTQEYTDSKTFCEDLTDGKFSFPIIHAIRSKRYDSEVLQILSQRTTDVELKRHCVNLLEKSGSFQYTRDTMQALDREAREEIAHLGGNKYLEELLDEMLSWQRENKSVA
- the LOC126964836 gene encoding terpene synthase isoform X4 is translated as MSQNNSECVKKEEIEKHNEKLLMPFKYILQVPGKQIRPKLTAAFNYWLQVCPEKLKAIGEIIQMLHNSSLLLDDVEDNSTLRRGIPVAHSIYGIASTINAANYVIIIALEKTLQLGHPQAATVYTEQLLELHRGQGLEIYWRDNFICPTEEEYRDMTIKKTGGLFLLTIRLMQLFSDNNKDFTKLSQIFGLYFQIRDDYCNLNTQEYTDSKTFCEDLTDGKFSFPIIHAIRSKRYDSEVLQILSQRTTDVELKRHCVNLLEKSGSFQYTRDTMQALDREAREEIAHLGGNKYLEELLDEMLSWQRENKSVA